Proteins encoded within one genomic window of Sulfolobales archaeon:
- the cgi121 gene encoding KEOPS complex subunit Cgi121 translates to MIRIKVRFLGSLALILGREESYTFNERISLRKLLLEILSSRREFSRAVNNDGSPRPGYLVFVNEVDYQIQGLDQELRDGDIVTIMPVSHGGSAGGLEDLVVMFLDLERRCRVYYYMVEAWSKEFWKELEGLGEGFYFQIFNPDKVPTERILLFSVAKVIRAFKTGTNIAKNASIELLLRLGGSRDIRKALKLLGVEDGEKAVISVISCKENYEPEISFRKLNPDQETRIRWLTNLSKEFEINTVICDNIDKVDSRIECLEKSILNKISLIL, encoded by the coding sequence ATGATCAGGATCAAAGTCAGGTTTCTAGGTTCTCTAGCTCTTATTCTAGGTCGTGAAGAGAGTTATACATTCAATGAGAGAATATCTTTGAGAAAGCTTCTTCTAGAGATCCTGAGTAGTAGAAGAGAGTTTTCGAGAGCTGTTAATAATGATGGAAGTCCTAGGCCAGGGTATCTTGTTTTTGTAAATGAGGTTGACTATCAGATCCAGGGATTGGATCAAGAGCTTAGAGATGGAGATATCGTTACAATAATGCCTGTCAGCCACGGAGGTTCTGCAGGTGGTCTTGAGGATCTTGTGGTCATGTTTTTAGATCTTGAGAGAAGATGCAGAGTATACTATTATATGGTGGAGGCTTGGTCTAAAGAGTTCTGGAAGGAGTTAGAAGGATTGGGAGAAGGATTTTATTTTCAGATTTTTAATCCTGATAAAGTTCCTACTGAGAGGATCCTATTATTCTCAGTTGCGAAGGTTATCAGAGCTTTTAAGACTGGTACTAACATAGCGAAGAACGCTAGTATAGAACTTCTTCTCAGATTAGGAGGTTCTAGAGATATTAGAAAGGCTTTAAAACTTCTAGGTGTTGAAGATGGAGAGAAAGCTGTCATATCGGTGATCTCTTGTAAAGAGAATTATGAGCCTGAGATTTCTTTCAGAAAATTGAATCCAGATCAAGAGACTAGGATTAGATGGCTTACTAATCTCTCTAAAGAATTTGAGATTAATACCGTGATATGTGATAACATAGATAAAGTGGATTCCAGGATTGAATGCCTTGAAAAATCTATTCTCAATAAGATCTCTTTAATTCTCTAA
- a CDS encoding DUF2175 family protein: protein MKYKTWKCGLCGETVIEGQRFLFIRDIGFAHFECVVEKLTRNLENVNRDLTALLDANEVITYSIIRLKDAEAKASDQEIKNLLIGVRKELEKYSAQLSSGLSKYLKEAA from the coding sequence TTGAAGTATAAAACTTGGAAATGTGGATTATGCGGTGAAACAGTTATTGAAGGTCAGAGATTTCTATTTATAAGAGATATAGGATTCGCACATTTCGAATGTGTTGTAGAAAAACTTACAAGAAACCTCGAGAATGTCAATAGAGATTTAACAGCTCTACTAGATGCAAACGAGGTTATCACTTACTCGATAATAAGGCTTAAAGATGCCGAGGCTAAAGCCTCGGATCAGGAGATTAAAAATCTGCTCATAGGAGTTAGAAAAGAATTAGAGAAATACTCGGCACAACTTAGTAGTGGTTTATCCAAGTATCTAAAGGAAGCTGCCTAG
- a CDS encoding 30S ribosomal protein S17e: MGNVRTKYIKSTARKLLESYPDLFKPDFEYNKKLVAQLITTRSKKVRNQIAGYITHLLKIKEREKQSAETSLETMTEETKGDVTT, translated from the coding sequence TTGGGGAATGTAAGAACAAAGTATATTAAATCAACAGCCAGAAAGCTACTTGAATCATATCCAGATCTATTTAAGCCTGATTTTGAGTACAATAAAAAGTTAGTAGCACAGCTTATAACTACCAGAAGTAAGAAGGTTAGAAATCAGATCGCAGGATATATAACACATCTTCTGAAGATTAAAGAGAGAGAGAAACAAAGTGCAGAAACAAGCTTAGAAACTATGACTGAGGAAACAAAGGGGGATGTGACAACTTGA
- the thsB gene encoding thermosome subunit beta — MAQTGYIEPTGIPVIILKEGSSRTTGRDALRVNMMAAIAVAEMLRTTYGPRGMDKMLVDSLGDITITNDGATILDKMDLQHPAAKMLVQIAKGQDEEVGDGTKTAVIFAGELLKQSEELLLKEIHPTTIISGYKKALEIATEYLYKIAESVDISDRNTLRDIARTALTSKAVHGARDYIADISVEAVLTVAENRDGRWYVDLDNVQIVKKHGGSILDTKLVKGVILDKEVVHPAMPRRVTNARIALLDAPLEIEKPEIDAEIRINDPTYMRKFLEEEENILGKYVDKIASVGANVVICQKGIDDVAQHFLAKKGIMAVRRVKRSDMEKLERATGGRIVSNIDDLTENDLGYAELVEERKVGEDKMVFIEGTKNPKSVSILVRGGLERLVDETERTLRDSMSSVADVLRDSRVVYGGGATEIELALYLREYSTKVGGKEALAIEAFAKALEGLAITLLENAGMDPVEYIMKLRAGHREGQRWLGVDVLRSTLSDMKTLRVIEPVVVKANALKAGTEAATLILRIDDMIAAARTKTTEEKKKEEKKEEEEKEKD; from the coding sequence ATGGCTCAGACAGGTTATATTGAACCTACAGGAATTCCCGTGATAATACTAAAGGAGGGTAGTAGCAGAACAACAGGAAGAGACGCCCTAAGAGTTAATATGATGGCTGCCATAGCGGTAGCTGAAATGCTTAGAACAACCTACGGTCCTAGAGGCATGGATAAAATGCTTGTAGACTCTCTAGGAGATATAACCATAACAAACGATGGAGCAACAATACTCGATAAAATGGATCTACAGCATCCAGCAGCTAAGATGCTGGTTCAGATCGCTAAAGGTCAGGATGAAGAAGTTGGAGACGGTACTAAGACTGCTGTAATATTCGCCGGTGAACTACTTAAACAAAGCGAGGAACTCCTTCTCAAAGAAATCCATCCTACAACAATTATATCAGGCTATAAGAAAGCTCTTGAGATAGCTACGGAATACCTATACAAGATAGCTGAGTCAGTAGATATATCTGATAGAAATACTCTCAGAGATATCGCTAGAACAGCTCTTACAAGCAAAGCAGTTCACGGAGCTAGAGATTATATTGCCGATATATCTGTTGAAGCTGTTCTAACAGTTGCCGAGAATAGAGATGGCAGATGGTATGTGGATCTCGACAATGTTCAGATAGTTAAGAAACACGGAGGATCTATACTAGATACAAAACTCGTGAAAGGAGTTATACTAGACAAAGAAGTTGTACATCCTGCAATGCCTAGAAGAGTGACTAACGCAAGAATAGCTCTTCTAGATGCTCCATTAGAAATCGAGAAACCCGAGATCGATGCAGAGATTAGAATAAACGATCCAACTTACATGAGGAAGTTCTTAGAGGAAGAAGAGAATATATTAGGCAAGTATGTTGATAAGATTGCTTCTGTTGGTGCTAATGTTGTTATATGTCAGAAAGGTATTGACGACGTAGCACAACACTTCCTAGCTAAGAAAGGTATAATGGCTGTTAGAAGAGTGAAGAGAAGCGATATGGAGAAGCTAGAAAGAGCAACAGGCGGAAGAATAGTGAGTAATATTGATGATCTCACAGAAAACGACTTAGGATATGCAGAACTCGTAGAAGAGAGAAAGGTTGGCGAGGATAAGATGGTATTCATAGAAGGCACTAAGAATCCAAAGAGTGTATCAATACTAGTGAGAGGAGGTCTTGAGAGACTTGTCGACGAAACAGAGAGAACCTTAAGAGACTCTATGAGCTCTGTAGCAGATGTTCTCAGAGATAGTAGAGTAGTATATGGAGGAGGAGCTACAGAAATAGAGCTTGCATTGTATCTCAGAGAATACTCTACTAAAGTAGGAGGAAAAGAAGCTCTAGCAATAGAAGCATTTGCAAAAGCTTTAGAAGGTCTTGCAATAACTCTTCTAGAGAATGCTGGAATGGATCCTGTAGAGTATATAATGAAACTCAGAGCAGGTCATAGAGAGGGTCAGAGATGGCTTGGAGTAGATGTTCTCAGAAGTACTCTAAGTGATATGAAGACTTTAAGAGTAATAGAACCTGTAGTAGTAAAAGCTAACGCTCTAAAAGCAGGCACCGAGGCCGCAACACTTATACTGAGAATCGATGACATGATCGCTGCAGCAAGAACTAAGACCACCGAAGAGAAGAAGAAGGAAGAGAAGAAAGAAGAAGAAGAGAAAGAGAAAGACTAA
- a CDS encoding ABC transporter permease, which yields MEVIRMLNPRSLYIVIDRDLNRFWKYRWWLAGLVTMNLADLFIFALVFNNMVRRDLIPDYFIFMAPGITAIASFASAFSIGREVGVEVRREYTQYLLSLPISRYELAIGRILSGTVRGLIYQTPFMILTIILIKIPEPLNLAEMILASALLASTMSSLSIAISTSTKNFDMQATLRSFSYFILFFISNVFYPDPLIKTRFPEPLYTVAILNPISLTVSLYREILGISPSAFSTYQILMLLGVWLIIALVLGGYFYLRNLER from the coding sequence ATGGAGGTGATTCGCATGCTTAATCCCAGATCTCTTTATATAGTGATAGATAGAGATCTGAATAGATTTTGGAAGTACAGATGGTGGCTTGCAGGGCTGGTGACAATGAATTTAGCAGATCTATTTATTTTCGCACTTGTATTTAATAACATGGTTAGAAGAGATCTGATACCTGACTACTTCATATTCATGGCTCCAGGTATCACCGCCATAGCTTCTTTCGCCTCAGCATTCTCTATAGGTAGAGAGGTCGGGGTAGAGGTGAGGAGAGAATACACTCAATATCTCCTCTCACTACCCATATCAAGATATGAACTTGCAATTGGAAGAATTCTATCAGGAACTGTAAGAGGTTTGATATATCAGACTCCTTTTATGATTCTAACTATAATACTAATCAAAATACCAGAACCTCTCAACCTTGCTGAGATGATCTTAGCCTCAGCTCTCTTAGCATCTACGATGTCAAGCCTTTCGATAGCTATCTCTACATCAACGAAAAACTTTGATATGCAAGCAACATTAAGAAGCTTTTCTTATTTCATTCTATTCTTTATATCGAATGTATTTTATCCAGATCCTTTGATAAAAACGAGATTTCCGGAACCTCTATATACTGTGGCAATACTAAATCCTATATCTCTAACAGTATCTCTCTATAGAGAGATCCTGGGAATATCACCCTCAGCATTCTCCACATACCAAATACTAATGCTTCTCGGGGTATGGCTTATAATAGCACTAGTACTAGGAGGATACTTCTACCTGAGAAATCTTGAGAGATAG